One part of the Vanessa atalanta chromosome 4, ilVanAtal1.2, whole genome shotgun sequence genome encodes these proteins:
- the LOC125077584 gene encoding rab GDP dissociation inhibitor alpha encodes MDEEYDAIVLGTGLKECILSGMLSVSGKKVLHIDRNKYYGGESASITPLEELFAKFNAPAPDETYGRGRDWNVDLIPKFLMANGLLVKLLIHTGVTRYLEFKSVEGSYVYKGGKISKVPVDQKEALASDLMGMFEKRRFRNFLIYVQDFQEEDSKTWKDLDPSTANMQSLYDKFGLDKNTQDFTGHALALYLDDSYLQQPAIQTIRRIKLYSDSLARYGKSPYLYPMYGLGELPQGFARLSAIYGGTYMLDKPIDEIVLDEVGRAVGVRSGTEVARCKQVYCDPSYVPERVHKKGKVIRCICLLDHPITNTKDALSTQIIIPQKQVGRNSDIYVSLVSYTHQVAAKGWFIAMVSTTIETNDPETEIRPGLELLGPIRQKFISVSDYYEPTDDGSQSQIFISESYDATTHFETTCLDVLKIYKRGTGEDFDFSKVKLELGEEEQ; translated from the coding sequence ATGGATGAAGAATACGATGCAATTGTTTTGGGCACCGGCCTAAAAGAGTGCATTCTTAGTGGTATGCTCTCCGTGTCTGGAAAAAAGGTTCTACACATTGATCGTAACAAGTATTACGGTGGTGAATCTGCGTCAATTACCCCGTTAGAAGAATTATTCGCAAAGTTCAACGCGCCGGCACCGGATGAAACGTATGGTCGAGGCCGTGACTGGAATGTTGATTTAATACCCAAATTTTTAATGGCGAATGGACTCCTTGTAAAACTACTGATCCATACGGGCGTTACCCGGTATTTGGAGTTCAAGTCTGTCGAAGGTAGCTATGTGTACAAAGGTGGTAAAATATCCAAAGTACCCGTTGATCAAAAGGAGGCCCTTGCATCTGATCTAATGGGAATGTTTGAGAAGAGGCGGTTCCGAAACTTTTTGATTTATGTGCAAGACTTCCAAGAAGAAGATTCTAAGACATGGAAGGATTTAGATCCGAGCACAGCCAACATGCAATCCCTCTATGACAAATTTGGGCTTGACAAAAACACTCAAGATTTTACCGGTCATGCTTTGGCACTTTATCTAGATGATAGCTACCTCCAGCAGCCCGCTATTCAAACAATTCGTCGTATCAAGTTATATTCCGATTCTCTTGCCCGATATGGTAAGTCACCATACTTGTACCCAATGTATGGCTTGGGTGAGTTGCCTCAAGGTTTTGCCCGACTCTCAGCCATCTATGGGGGTACCTACATGTTAGATAAGCCCATTGACGAGATTGTTCTTGATGAGGTTGGAAGGGCTGTAGGTGTACGTTCTGGAACTGAAGTGGCTAGATGCAAACAGGTCTATTGTGACCCTAGCTATGTTCCTGAAAGAGTTCATAAGAAGGGAAAAGTCATTCGTTGTATTTGTTTGTTAGATCATCCTATTACCAACACTAAAGATGCTCTGTCTACCCAGATTATCATCCCGCAAAAGCAAGTTGGAAGAAATTCTGATATCTATGTATCTCTGGTGTCCTATACTCACCAAGTTGCCGCCAAGGGCTGGTTCATTGCTATGGTGTCTACCACCATTGAGACTAATGACCCAGAGACTGAAATTAGACCTGGATTGGAACTCTTGGGACCCATCAGGCAAAAGTTTATTTCAGTGTCAGACTACTATGAACCTACAGATGATGGCAGCCAAAGTCAAATCTTCATCTCTGAATCATATGATGCGACTACACACTTTGAAACAACTTGCTTAGATGttcttaaaatttacaaaagggGCACTGGTGAAGATTTTGATTTCTCCAAAGTAAAACTGGAACTGGGAGAGGAAGAACAGTAA
- the LOC125077583 gene encoding beta-alanine-activating enzyme — protein sequence MKFKYGYYDVFVRTCAKYPSRIAIRHYDNGFYKTYTYSELYGVCEYISQNLQQLTCKKGIIGLISERNIIIPCVIAAVHKCSTTFMFINLQDFEKVTQKINFKILIHITQNVESDSLSDFLGRKSDKTVHVFNLVIHFYDLDPNGSQHDYKHLPEHSYIAMTSGSTGEPKHIQVPVQCMQPNIDDLTKLFDITQNDVIYFSTPLTFDPSMIEILLACMNGASLLIAPEKADVLFHENNENSVTFWQTTPSKFFQQSNTDIKYKIFNAKSTLKILALGGEPFCGIKRLKELKDVKNKTKIFTLYGVTEMSCWACAAELDLNKINSDREVPLGKCLSETEIILQPTHKNKNTGKIVLASKTRKCTILNKATGTDENNSLKYIDTGDIGEIRNGTIYYRGRKDDIIKRFGHKINLQSIEITIMQCPRVKTCSSIWLPKPMLLVVYYSSETLTSRELSDFLKCKLDDKHWPDKIIRVDNLPMNPHGKTSRQILSQMFEKSQVPHTLESLTVILMKELKVTLNRNLTFEDIKDKEFFAIGGTSFLAVSLCNKLSLICPKFGKLILPYLITEKSTIGEIMQLAIKEVGVDEKNSKRRLKRLRSNTESSASTAQYNKKLVENHLGNPIEFVVVWTYDTGKCVDASPTLFQNGFNQYVTVGSHSGKIVVVDAISGITQGVIKVKSRVEASVFCCNEAPLTTPCGMVGTYDGTVVCFTLETCEELWRINVGSMIKSKGTCYKGCFCIAAYDGNIRCIDIMSGEIKHTIHITDQAISADLVLAKNEYIVLGTLSGVCASVHIESKSVAWRGTLDSPVFASPVLYDNDKYVVFAEVNGEIHCRTVEKGIKIWKYQGAKGNIFSSIYIKEIDKFKWQMVFGCHDSNVYSIVVKNFQPSLQWKTQLTSPVYSTPRSLSDKMILAASNNGILSILDSEKGAIISEYHLPNETFSTPAIYGDYIFIGCRNDHLYSIKYALYL from the exons atgaaatttaaatacggTTATTATGATGTTTTCGTACGAACATGTGCTAAATACCCTTCCAGAATTGCCATAAGACATTATGATAATGGTTTCTACAAAACTTATACATATTCTGAACTCTATGGAGTTTGTGAATATATATCCCAAAATTTACAACAGTTAACATGTAAAAAAGGGATTATTGGATTAATATCAGAAAGGAACATAATCATTCCTTGTGTTATAGCTGC ggtTCACAAATGTAGTACaacttttatgtttataaatcttCAGGATTTCGAGAAAGTTacacaaaaaattaatttcaagattTTAATACACATAACACAAAATGTAGAAAGTGACAGTTTATCAGATTTTTTGGGTAGGAAGTCAGATAAAACagttcatgtttttaatttggtaattcatttttatgacTTGGACCCAAATGGAAGTCAACATGATTACAAACATTTGCCTGAACATTCTTACATAGCAATGACATCAGGCAGCACTGGAGAGCCTAAGCACATTCAGGTACCAGTACAATGCATGCAGCCCAATATAGATGATCTAACTAAACTGTTTGATATTACTCAAAATGATGTCATATATTTTTCCACACCGCTGACATTTGACCCTTCCATGATTGAAATTCTGTTAGCCTGCATGAATGGGGCGTCCCTACTTATTGCACCAGAAAAAGCTGATGTGttatttcatgaaaataatGAGAACTCTGTGACATTTTGGCAAACAACACCATCAAAATTCTTTCAACAATCTAAcacagatattaaatataaaatctttaatgcAAAATCTACACTGAAAATATTAGCACTGGGAGGAGAACCATTCTGTGGCATTAAGAGGTTGAAGGAGCTAaaagatgtaaaaaataaaacaaaaatatttaccctCTATGGTGTCACTGAAATGTCATGCTGGGCATGTGCTGCTGAATtggatttgaataaaattaatagcgaTCGGGAAGTACCTTTAGGGAAATGTCTTTCAGAGacagaaattatattacaacCTACCCACAAGAATAAAAACACAGGAAAAATTGTTCTTG CTAGCAAAACAAGAAAATGtaccattttaaataaagctacTGGAACAGatgaaaataattctttaaaatatattgacacgGGAGATATTGGCGAAATAAGAAATGGAACAATTTACTACAGAGGCCGTAAGGATGATATAATAAAGAGGTTTggtcacaaaataaatttacaatcaaTAGAGATCACAATCATGCAATGTCCTAGAGTAAAGACTTGTTCCTCTATTTGGTTACCAAAGCCAATGCTCCTGGTTGTCTATTATTCCTCTGAAACATTAACAAGTAGAGAGCTATCTGACTTTTTGAAGTGTAAGCTTGATGATAAGCATTGGCCTGACAAAATTATTAGGGTTGACAACTTACCAATGAATCCTCACGGCAAGACATCAAGACAAATTCTATCTCAAATGTTTGAAAAGTCCCAAGTACCACACACACTGGAATCTTTGACTGTGATTTTAATGAAAGAACTTAAGGTGACCTTAAATAGAAACCTGACTTTTGAAGATATAAAAGACAAGGAGTTCTTCGCAATTGGTGGTACATCTTTTCTGGCTGTttctttatgtaataaattatcctTGATATGCCCCAAATTTGGCAAGCTTATCTTGCCTTATCTTATTACTGAGAAAAGTACAATAGGCGAAATAATGCAGCTAGCTATTAAGGAAGTAGGTGTTGATGAAAAGAATAGCAAGAGAAGGTTGAAGAGATTGAGATCCAACACAGAAAGTTCTGCATCAACTGctcaatataataagaaattagtAGAAAACCACTTAGGGAATCCTATAGAATTTGTAGTTGTTTGGACATACGACACTGGTAAATGTGTTGATGCATCTCcaactttatttcaaaatggtTT TAATCAGTACGTGACCGTGGGCAGCCACTCAGGGAAAATCGTTGTTGTTGACGCAATTAGTGGTATAACGCAAGGAGTTATCAAAGTGAAATCGAGGGTCGAAGCATCGGTTTTTTGCTGTAACGAGGCACCATTAACAACACCGTGTGGTATGGTTGGTACCTACGATGGTACCGTCGTATGCTTCACGTTAGAAACATGTGAAGAGCTATGGCGTATAAACGTTGGATCTATGATTAAAAGTAAAGGAACTTGTTATAAAGGATGCTTTTGTATTGCCGCCTATGATGGGAACATACGATGTATTGATATTATG tcaggagaaataaaacatacaattcaCATAACAGATCAGGCAATATCAGCCGATTTAGTCCTTgctaaaaatgaatatattgtcCTGGGTACACTATCAGGTGTTTGTGCAAGTGTACACATTGAGTCAAAAAGTGTGGCTTGGCGAGGCACGCTTGATAGCCCTGTGTTTGCAAGTCCCGTGCTTTACGACAATGATAAATATGTAGTATTCGCGGAGGTAAATGGAGAAATACATTGTCGAACAGTTGAAAAAGGCATCAAG atctGGAAATATCAAGGTGCAAagggaaatatattttcatctaTTTACATTAAAGAAATTGACAAATTTAAATGGCAAATGGTATTTGGTTGTCACGACAGTAATGTGTACAGTATCGTAgttaaaaactttcaaccaAGCTTACAATGGAAAACTCAACTTACATCTCCAGTTTATTCAACACCACGTAGTTTAAGTGACAAAATGATCCTAGCTGCCTCCAATAATGGAATATTGTCCATCTTAGACTCAGAAAAGGGTGCTATTATCTCTGAATATCACCTACCAAATGAAACATTTTCAACGCCCGCTATATATggtgattacatttttattggatGTAGAAATGACCACTTGTACTCAATCAAATATgcactatatttataa